Proteins from a single region of Haloarcula laminariae:
- a CDS encoding SRPBCC domain-containing protein, giving the protein MPEVSVAVDIPAAPETVWAVLTDTEAYPQWNTLLSVSGKYAVGETVTARLSIPGLPTVPISPEIVAVEPGRVLRWRSRLFGIEAEHAFLLEPLEDGQTRFVQREQFSGAMAGPVVSRFERRIRRGFEQMNVGLRRRAVALRDGELR; this is encoded by the coding sequence ATGCCAGAGGTCAGCGTCGCCGTCGATATCCCGGCCGCTCCCGAGACCGTCTGGGCGGTGTTGACCGACACCGAGGCGTACCCGCAGTGGAACACGCTGCTGTCGGTCAGTGGCAAGTACGCGGTCGGCGAAACCGTCACCGCTCGGCTCTCGATTCCGGGGCTTCCGACCGTCCCCATCTCGCCGGAAATCGTCGCCGTCGAGCCCGGCCGGGTGCTGCGCTGGCGCTCGCGGTTGTTCGGAATCGAGGCCGAGCACGCGTTCCTGCTCGAACCGCTCGAAGACGGGCAAACGCGGTTCGTCCAGCGTGAACAGTTCAGCGGGGCGATGGCCGGGCCGGTCGTCAGCCGGTTCGAGCGGCGAATCCGCCGCGGGTTCGAGCAGATGAACGTGGGCCTGCGCCGCCGGGCCGTCGCGCTCCGTGACGGGGAACTGCGGTAG
- a CDS encoding GNAT family N-acetyltransferase, with protein MTSYETHVGGNASVGEMARAVRRAVFIEEQGVDEADEMDEKDEVATHVVITDDGEPVATARFRLVEATTVRIERVAVLDAYRGEGLGTEVMDIAESRARERGATSAFLHGQLRVAAFYERLGYETDGEQFEEAGIPHVEMVKSLD; from the coding sequence ATGACCTCGTATGAAACACACGTGGGCGGGAACGCGTCCGTCGGTGAGATGGCCCGAGCGGTCCGCCGAGCGGTCTTCATCGAGGAGCAAGGCGTCGACGAAGCCGACGAGATGGACGAGAAGGACGAGGTCGCGACCCACGTCGTCATCACCGACGACGGCGAGCCGGTCGCGACGGCGCGGTTCCGCCTCGTCGAAGCGACGACCGTCCGAATCGAACGCGTCGCCGTTCTCGACGCCTACCGCGGTGAGGGGTTGGGCACGGAAGTGATGGATATCGCCGAATCGAGGGCCCGCGAGCGGGGCGCAACATCGGCGTTCCTGCACGGCCAGCTGCGGGTCGCGGCGTTCTACGAGCGACTCGGCTACGAAACGGACGGCGAGCAGTTCGAGGAGGCCGGCATCCCGCACGTCGAGATGGTCAAGTCACTCGACTGA
- a CDS encoding DUF7504 family protein — MSANGASNSLSLPRGEQALLSLPSMASPFGFLPDGATRNLVVVSSEPPTAVADRLESAGVELGAAAQIPISGAETAYDGPMWTCDPLVPDDLTGLSMRLSRAFESLGSGYLLMENLNVFLMYATDKRVIRFLDHLTGLAGDHDITGIYALERSSVDADTYDRLRPRFDTELDRR; from the coding sequence GTGAGTGCCAACGGGGCGTCGAACTCCCTCTCGCTGCCCCGAGGTGAACAGGCCCTCCTGTCGCTCCCGTCGATGGCGTCACCGTTTGGCTTCCTTCCGGACGGCGCCACCCGCAATCTTGTCGTCGTCTCCTCGGAGCCGCCGACGGCCGTCGCCGACCGGCTGGAGAGCGCGGGCGTCGAACTGGGCGCCGCCGCCCAGATTCCTATCTCGGGGGCCGAGACGGCCTACGACGGGCCGATGTGGACCTGTGACCCCCTGGTGCCGGACGACCTGACCGGGCTGAGCATGCGCCTCTCGCGGGCCTTCGAATCCCTCGGGAGCGGGTATCTCCTGATGGAGAACCTCAACGTCTTCCTCATGTACGCCACCGACAAGCGGGTCATCCGCTTTCTGGACCACCTGACGGGGCTGGCGGGGGACCACGACATCACCGGCATCTACGCGTTGGAGCGGTCCTCCGTCGACGCTGACACCTACGACCGGCTCCGGCCTCGCTTCGACACCGAGCTCGACCGGCGCTGA
- a CDS encoding DUF7127 family protein yields MNTDQQLFDEMSVRRFEYDDAVVLAADVGVSDDTSVDVVDDTVILVTGDEQHEQPLPDDSDAHAFINNGILTIELSTEEAH; encoded by the coding sequence ATGAACACAGACCAACAGTTGTTCGACGAGATGTCCGTTCGCCGATTCGAGTACGACGACGCCGTCGTGCTCGCTGCGGACGTGGGTGTCTCCGACGACACCAGCGTGGACGTCGTCGACGACACGGTGATTCTCGTCACCGGCGACGAGCAACACGAACAACCCCTGCCGGACGACAGCGACGCACATGCGTTTATCAACAATGGGATCCTCACTATCGAACTGTCAACGGAGGAGGCACACTAG
- a CDS encoding DUF5795 family protein: MADNRVVQGRMQTPESLAELIEGESVMDAEPIEDADRDCPDCGENVLAVGYMPSALEFVTGYKCQECDWSETDRD; this comes from the coding sequence ATGGCTGACAACCGCGTAGTCCAGGGGCGCATGCAGACCCCCGAGAGCCTCGCCGAACTCATCGAAGGCGAGAGCGTGATGGACGCAGAGCCGATCGAAGACGCCGACCGAGACTGCCCGGACTGTGGCGAGAACGTCCTCGCCGTCGGGTACATGCCGTCGGCGCTAGAGTTCGTCACGGGCTACAAGTGCCAGGAGTGTGACTGGTCCGAGACCGACCGGGACTAG
- a CDS encoding type IV pilin N-terminal domain-containing protein produces the protein MKLKKLLSDDNAVSPVIGVILMVAITVILAAVIASFVLGIGDSTSTAAPQVSVDCNFPSAAGNVAATNTMVHAGGDNLNPDQLSVNSGSLKGSPSGGTFSSGETIAEGINRGAKLVWSNPNGGSSNVIGQC, from the coding sequence ATGAAACTCAAGAAGTTACTCTCTGATGACAATGCTGTGTCACCAGTCATTGGTGTCATCCTCATGGTCGCAATCACGGTTATACTAGCAGCGGTAATTGCATCGTTCGTGCTCGGAATTGGGGATTCTACCTCAACTGCGGCACCGCAGGTAAGTGTTGATTGTAACTTCCCAAGTGCCGCAGGTAATGTAGCTGCCACGAATACTATGGTCCACGCTGGTGGAGACAACCTTAATCCGGACCAACTCAGCGTGAACAGCGGTAGTTTGAAAGGCTCTCCTTCGGGAGGGACATTTTCGTCAGGAGAAACAATCGCTGAAGGTATCAATCGGGGCGCGAAGCTTGTCTGGTCGAATCCGAATGGGGGTAGCTCAAACGTCATCGGTCAGTGCTAA
- a CDS encoding PRC-barrel domain-containing protein: METEKIPQEITTLVGREVYSKNGVFVGEVEDIRLDLDRQTVTGLALHQLNTELFDAETGSARGAIIPYRWVQAVGDVVIVNEIVERLHQADEETDEEEVPA; this comes from the coding sequence ATGGAAACTGAGAAGATTCCTCAGGAGATTACGACGCTGGTGGGTCGGGAAGTCTATTCGAAAAACGGGGTCTTCGTCGGCGAAGTCGAAGATATCCGGCTCGACCTGGACCGACAGACGGTCACCGGGCTGGCGCTTCACCAGCTGAACACCGAACTGTTCGACGCCGAGACGGGGAGCGCTCGCGGGGCCATCATCCCGTATCGGTGGGTACAGGCCGTCGGCGACGTGGTCATCGTCAACGAAATCGTGGAACGGCTCCACCAGGCCGACGAGGAGACCGACGAAGAAGAGGTCCCGGCCTAG
- the guaB gene encoding IMP dehydrogenase, which yields MANDSEPFSEKLRVPESLTFDDVLLRPKESRVEPDEADTATRVSKNVDLNVPVLTAAMDTVTESDMAIAMARQGGLGVLHRNMDDDEMANEIERVKRYDELIIRDVVTAHPEQTVREVDRMMDRKGVSGAPVVDDETGEVLGIISGTDIRPYLEVGESDAVTEAMTDEVITASEDVTPREALELMYDHKIERVPIVDEENRLAGLITMRGVLKRREYDDAARDPDGHLRVGAAVGPFEVDRAETADEAGADVLFIDCAHAHNANVIDSAREIKETVEADVVVGNVGTSEAAEAVVDFADGVKVGIGPGSICTTRVVTGAGMPQITAVAQVADVASQHDVPVIADGGIRYSGDAIKAIAAGADAVMLGSYFAGTDEAPGRVIQMNGKKYKQYRGMGSVGAMNEGGGERYLKEDDEDEDYVPEGVEAATPYKGSLASELHQLVGGMQSGMGYVGAETIPEFKERSEFVRVSAAGQQESHPHDVMITDEAPNYSPDS from the coding sequence ATGGCGAACGATTCCGAGCCCTTCTCCGAGAAACTCCGCGTTCCGGAGTCGCTGACATTCGACGACGTACTGCTGCGACCGAAAGAGTCCCGTGTCGAACCTGACGAGGCCGACACCGCGACGCGTGTCTCGAAGAACGTCGATTTGAACGTGCCCGTGCTCACAGCCGCGATGGACACCGTCACCGAGAGTGACATGGCCATCGCGATGGCCCGCCAGGGCGGGCTGGGCGTCCTCCACCGCAACATGGACGACGACGAGATGGCCAACGAAATCGAGCGCGTCAAGCGCTACGACGAGCTCATCATCCGCGACGTGGTAACGGCCCACCCCGAACAGACCGTCCGGGAGGTCGACCGGATGATGGACCGCAAGGGCGTCTCCGGTGCTCCGGTCGTCGACGACGAGACCGGGGAGGTTCTGGGTATCATCTCCGGGACCGACATCCGACCGTACCTCGAAGTCGGCGAGTCCGACGCGGTCACCGAGGCGATGACCGACGAGGTCATCACCGCCTCGGAAGACGTGACCCCGCGGGAAGCGCTCGAACTGATGTACGACCACAAGATAGAGCGCGTCCCCATCGTCGACGAGGAGAACCGACTGGCCGGGCTCATCACGATGCGTGGCGTCCTCAAGCGGCGTGAGTACGACGACGCCGCCCGCGACCCTGACGGTCACCTCCGCGTCGGCGCCGCCGTCGGCCCGTTCGAGGTCGACCGCGCCGAGACCGCCGACGAGGCGGGCGCGGACGTCCTCTTTATCGACTGTGCGCACGCCCACAACGCGAACGTCATCGACAGCGCCCGGGAAATCAAGGAGACTGTCGAGGCCGACGTCGTCGTCGGTAACGTCGGCACCAGCGAGGCCGCCGAGGCCGTCGTCGACTTCGCCGACGGCGTGAAAGTCGGTATCGGGCCGGGCTCTATCTGTACCACCCGCGTCGTCACCGGCGCCGGCATGCCCCAGATAACGGCCGTCGCCCAGGTCGCCGACGTGGCCAGCCAGCACGACGTGCCCGTCATCGCCGACGGCGGTATCCGGTACTCCGGCGACGCCATCAAGGCCATCGCGGCCGGCGCGGACGCGGTGATGCTCGGCTCGTACTTCGCCGGCACGGACGAAGCTCCCGGCCGGGTCATCCAGATGAACGGCAAGAAGTACAAGCAGTACCGCGGCATGGGCTCCGTCGGCGCGATGAACGAGGGCGGCGGCGAGCGCTACCTCAAGGAGGACGACGAGGACGAGGACTACGTCCCCGAGGGCGTCGAAGCCGCGACGCCGTACAAGGGGTCGCTGGCCTCCGAACTCCACCAGCTCGTCGGCGGGATGCAGTCGGGCATGGGCTACGTCGGCGCCGAGACCATCCCCGAGTTCAAGGAGCGCTCGGAGTTCGTCCGCGTCTCCGCGGCCGGCCAGCAGGAGAGCCACCCCCACGACGTGATGATCACGGACGAGGCGCCCAACTACAGCCCCGACAGCTAA
- a CDS encoding protein sorting system archaetidylserine synthase (This PssA-like phosphatidyltransferase, along with a PssD-like decarboxylase, is required in Haloarchaea for the archaeosortase ArtA to replace the PGF-CTERM sorting signal with a C-terminal lipid anchor.) has protein sequence MGFRVQRRLSRADAVTLCNAVVGFAAGVVAFADLHLAARLVLLSVIIDALDGIAARNGESSDVGPLLDSITDVVSFGVTPSLFVYVVVRSSYGGVGESAPLVTVAVVAVASLYAVFSIIRTAFYTTYFDGAEERPGMPNSLGAILLATAYLAGVTHPAVIAVGAAVLAVAQVSPFDYPKPGVRTVGPMGVVLFGAVVAPTAVGRAAPRLMLVIALLFLALGPRYYWAGE, from the coding sequence ATGGGCTTCAGGGTGCAGCGACGACTCAGCCGGGCCGACGCCGTGACGCTGTGTAACGCGGTCGTCGGCTTTGCCGCCGGCGTGGTGGCGTTTGCCGACCTCCACCTGGCCGCGCGGCTCGTGCTGTTGTCGGTTATCATCGACGCGCTCGACGGAATCGCGGCGCGCAACGGGGAGAGTTCCGACGTCGGTCCCCTGCTCGACTCCATCACGGACGTGGTCTCGTTCGGCGTCACGCCGAGTCTGTTCGTCTACGTCGTGGTGCGGTCGAGCTACGGCGGCGTCGGCGAGTCCGCGCCCCTCGTAACCGTCGCCGTCGTCGCGGTCGCCTCGCTGTACGCCGTCTTCTCCATCATCCGGACCGCCTTCTACACCACGTACTTCGACGGGGCCGAGGAGCGGCCCGGGATGCCGAACTCGCTCGGGGCGATACTGCTGGCGACGGCCTATCTCGCCGGCGTCACCCATCCCGCCGTCATCGCGGTCGGTGCGGCCGTCCTCGCGGTCGCACAGGTCTCGCCGTTCGACTACCCCAAGCCGGGGGTCAGGACGGTGGGGCCGATGGGCGTCGTTCTCTTCGGGGCCGTCGTCGCCCCGACCGCCGTCGGTCGCGCTGCTCCGCGGCTCATGCTCGTCATCGCCCTGCTGTTTCTCGCCCTCGGGCCGCGCTACTACTGGGCGGGCGAGTAG
- a CDS encoding FAD-dependent oxidoreductase, with the protein MSGKYDLVIVGGGISGASLLYTTAKFTDIDSIALVEKEDEVAAINSHHTNNSQTLHFGDIETNYTLEKAEEVKEGAELLAGYLENHDPDREMHAKRSKMVLAVGEDEVPQLEERYHEEGFGDLFPKLRPIGRDEIADIEPKVLEGRDPDVDMLALQTPDGYVVDYGMTTKSFVEQAEEEANVDVFTGTEVTDITPTLDGYTIETTEGRFDCDATVVAAGSHSLQMAKELGYGQDKVLLPVAGSFFLADDLLNGKVYTLQMKKLPFAAVHGDADVHDASITRFGPTAKLVPALERGNISTVSDFLDVFGLNAAAFLSYANILSDKVLLPYVLRNLLYDLPEVGPRQFLPHVQKVVPSVELDDIERAKGYGGVRPQIVDTKAKSLDMGEAKIVGDDVIFNITPSPGASTCLKNAMRDTHTLLEFLDGEYEFDEAAFREATIGNFPYGEGAEAPSAGSEGAEEVHATDD; encoded by the coding sequence ATGTCAGGGAAATACGATCTGGTTATCGTCGGCGGGGGAATCAGCGGGGCATCGCTCTTGTACACGACCGCGAAGTTCACCGATATCGACTCTATCGCACTCGTCGAGAAGGAAGACGAAGTCGCGGCTATCAACTCGCATCACACGAACAACTCCCAGACGCTGCATTTCGGCGACATCGAGACGAACTACACCCTCGAGAAGGCGGAGGAGGTCAAGGAGGGCGCGGAGCTTCTGGCGGGGTATCTGGAGAACCACGACCCGGACCGCGAGATGCACGCCAAGCGGTCGAAGATGGTGCTTGCGGTGGGCGAAGACGAGGTCCCACAGCTCGAGGAGCGCTACCACGAGGAGGGCTTTGGCGACCTGTTCCCGAAGCTCCGACCCATCGGGCGCGACGAGATAGCGGACATCGAACCGAAGGTCCTGGAGGGGCGCGACCCCGACGTCGACATGCTCGCCCTGCAGACGCCGGACGGCTACGTCGTCGACTACGGCATGACGACGAAGTCCTTCGTCGAGCAGGCCGAAGAGGAGGCGAACGTCGACGTCTTCACCGGGACGGAGGTAACGGACATCACGCCGACCCTCGACGGGTACACCATCGAAACCACGGAGGGCCGCTTCGACTGTGACGCGACCGTCGTCGCCGCCGGCTCCCACAGCCTCCAGATGGCCAAGGAACTCGGCTACGGGCAGGACAAGGTCCTGCTCCCCGTCGCGGGTAGTTTCTTCCTGGCCGACGACCTGCTGAACGGGAAAGTGTACACCCTACAGATGAAGAAGCTCCCGTTCGCGGCGGTCCACGGCGACGCCGACGTTCACGACGCCTCCATCACTCGCTTCGGCCCGACCGCGAAGCTCGTCCCCGCCCTGGAGCGGGGGAACATCTCGACTGTCTCCGATTTCCTCGACGTGTTCGGGCTGAACGCGGCGGCGTTCCTCAGCTACGCCAACATCCTCTCGGACAAGGTGTTGCTCCCCTACGTCCTCCGGAACCTGCTCTATGACCTCCCCGAGGTCGGACCGCGGCAGTTCCTCCCCCACGTCCAGAAGGTCGTCCCGAGCGTCGAACTGGACGACATCGAGCGCGCCAAGGGGTACGGCGGCGTGCGGCCGCAGATTGTGGACACGAAGGCCAAGTCCCTGGACATGGGCGAAGCGAAAATCGTCGGCGACGACGTCATCTTCAACATCACGCCGTCGCCGGGGGCGTCGACGTGTCTCAAGAACGCGATGCGGGACACCCACACGCTGCTCGAGTTCCTCGACGGCGAGTACGAGTTCGACGAGGCGGCGTTCCGCGAGGCGACCATCGGGAACTTCCCCTACGGCGAGGGCGCCGAGGCGCCGAGCGCCGGTTCCGAGGGCGCCGAGGAAGTGCACGCGACGGACGACTGA
- a CDS encoding DHH family phosphoesterase, with the protein MSAASGITMASMSTYAILGCGSVGHAVAEELVDEGKDVLILDADEGRVEALRDQDLNAQHGDISDEHVAETVGDRDVILIMSSDVTANAEAVRNIRAADGEQFIVARADDPVSADELTELGADVVINPSAVIADSALRALETGELEYKASQLGDVIDATEERMAILVHRSPDPDSIASAAALRAIAESRDVEADIVYEGEIGHQENRAFVNLLGIELTSREEVDLDEFDTFALVDVAKGGELSVDDIDIIIDHYEHDEEYDAAFSDIRPNVSATSTILTKYIQELDLTLDQTVATALLYGIRAETLDFKRDTTPADLTAAAYLYPFADHDTLEQVESPSMSPETLDVLAEAIRNREVQGSHLVSNAGFIRDRDALSQAAQHLLNLEGITTTAVFAIADDTIYLAARSKDIRMNIGKVLADAFGEMGETAGHSTDASVEIPLGIFTGLDTSDDNRDTLLELTEEAVKGKLFEAMGVDSGEGSNGN; encoded by the coding sequence ATGAGTGCTGCCAGTGGCATTACGATGGCGTCGATGTCGACCTACGCCATCCTGGGCTGTGGGAGCGTGGGACACGCTGTGGCGGAGGAACTCGTAGACGAGGGGAAGGACGTGCTTATTCTGGACGCCGACGAGGGGCGCGTCGAGGCGCTCCGTGACCAGGACCTCAACGCCCAGCACGGCGACATCTCCGACGAACACGTGGCAGAGACGGTCGGGGACCGGGACGTCATTCTCATCATGTCCTCGGACGTGACCGCAAACGCGGAGGCGGTGCGTAATATCCGTGCGGCCGACGGCGAGCAGTTCATCGTCGCCCGTGCGGACGACCCCGTCTCGGCCGACGAACTGACCGAACTGGGCGCCGACGTCGTCATCAACCCCTCGGCGGTCATCGCTGACTCGGCGCTGCGAGCCCTGGAGACCGGCGAACTGGAGTACAAGGCCTCCCAGCTCGGCGACGTCATCGACGCCACCGAGGAGCGGATGGCGATTCTCGTCCACCGCTCGCCGGACCCGGACTCCATCGCCTCGGCGGCCGCCCTGCGGGCCATCGCGGAGAGCCGGGACGTCGAGGCCGACATCGTCTACGAGGGCGAAATCGGCCACCAGGAGAACCGGGCGTTCGTGAACCTGCTCGGCATCGAACTGACCTCCCGCGAGGAGGTCGACCTGGACGAGTTCGACACGTTCGCGCTGGTCGACGTGGCGAAAGGCGGCGAGCTGAGCGTCGACGACATCGACATCATCATCGACCACTACGAGCACGACGAGGAGTACGACGCCGCCTTCTCGGATATCCGACCGAACGTCTCGGCCACCTCGACCATCCTCACGAAGTACATCCAGGAGCTGGACCTCACGCTCGACCAGACGGTCGCCACGGCGCTGCTGTACGGGATTCGGGCCGAGACGCTGGACTTCAAACGAGACACGACCCCGGCGGACCTGACCGCCGCCGCCTACCTCTATCCCTTCGCCGACCACGACACCCTGGAACAGGTCGAGTCGCCGTCGATGAGCCCGGAGACGCTGGACGTCCTCGCCGAGGCCATCCGGAACCGCGAGGTCCAGGGGAGCCACCTCGTCTCGAACGCGGGGTTCATCCGCGACCGTGACGCCCTGTCGCAAGCGGCCCAGCACCTCCTCAATTTGGAGGGCATCACCACGACTGCGGTGTTCGCCATCGCCGACGATACCATCTATCTGGCCGCCCGGTCGAAGGACATCCGGATGAACATCGGCAAGGTGCTCGCGGACGCCTTCGGCGAGATGGGCGAGACCGCGGGCCACTCGACGGACGCGAGCGTCGAGATTCCGCTGGGCATCTTCACCGGGCTCGACACCTCCGACGACAACCGCGACACGCTGCTAGAGCTGACCGAGGAAGCCGTGAAAGGAAAACTGTTCGAGGCGATGGGCGTCGACAGCGGCGAAGGGTCGAACGGGAACTAG
- a CDS encoding DUF5794 domain-containing protein: MSSSRHPVALDIERQVGRGGRLLATVMGLPLVDGIFPVLVLAGALTTWSGMLEVGLLVFGGSAMVAVVLAEMDGSPRQQAKVVLLIGAVLIPVAILEAAIAPTIAGVVRLATFERFAGIVIMAIAAQTASARIGELLPRPAVIVGLGLLASIDPAGATLVVDADPEMLARAAGTAGIGVGFALVVALASPWLRNAVDIDRFRFGSAVALGVLALSVLGLLPTEAPVALAVLGVTALLSFDPENARERHQEYHPDSVDLTAAFSDGGASQGVAADERTDDGAAVEYDPDQERAPWL, translated from the coding sequence ATGAGTAGCTCCAGACACCCGGTCGCCCTCGACATAGAGCGGCAGGTCGGTCGCGGCGGCCGACTGCTCGCGACGGTCATGGGACTACCTCTCGTGGACGGTATCTTCCCCGTCCTCGTCCTCGCGGGTGCGCTCACGACGTGGTCCGGCATGCTCGAAGTGGGTCTGCTCGTGTTTGGCGGCTCCGCGATGGTCGCCGTCGTCCTCGCGGAGATGGACGGTTCGCCCCGTCAGCAGGCCAAGGTAGTGTTGCTCATCGGCGCCGTGTTGATTCCGGTGGCGATACTCGAAGCGGCCATCGCACCGACGATAGCCGGCGTCGTCCGCCTCGCCACGTTCGAGCGCTTTGCCGGTATCGTCATCATGGCTATCGCGGCCCAGACCGCAAGCGCCCGCATCGGTGAGTTGCTTCCCCGGCCCGCCGTCATCGTCGGTCTCGGTCTCCTGGCAAGCATAGACCCTGCCGGCGCAACGCTGGTCGTCGATGCCGACCCCGAAATGCTCGCTCGGGCCGCCGGGACCGCCGGCATCGGCGTCGGGTTCGCGCTCGTCGTCGCGCTCGCCAGCCCGTGGCTGCGCAACGCCGTGGACATCGACCGCTTTCGGTTCGGCAGCGCCGTCGCACTGGGCGTGCTCGCGCTCTCCGTGCTCGGCCTCCTCCCGACCGAGGCCCCGGTCGCGCTGGCCGTCCTCGGCGTTACCGCACTGCTCTCGTTCGACCCGGAGAACGCCCGCGAGCGACACCAGGAGTACCACCCCGACAGCGTCGACCTGACCGCCGCCTTCTCCGACGGCGGCGCATCGCAGGGTGTCGCGGCCGACGAGCGCACCGACGACGGCGCCGCCGTGGAGTACGACCCCGACCAGGAACGCGCCCCGTGGCTCTAG